One genomic segment of Streptococcus salivarius includes these proteins:
- a CDS encoding KxYKxGKxW signal peptide domain-containing protein, whose product MEKKVYFKLHKVKKQWVTIAVTGLALGLSFASLGYVSAAEQTHPTSEPTVENSIQENAIDVVSSSTNEVITKPEENKSFDAPNTRENITETTSTESDLSTTEATVPETSTSEINSQQALRSEVSTVTSSEVVSSETSHSETNTAHEVEESPVISGGHYTSDDQGNWYYIKDGKALTGMQNIDNVNVYFDADGKQVKGDTRHVNGATYHFEKDSGRLTRNAFASDKNGNWYYLGHDGKALTGSQVIDNIPLYFYPNGVQAKDAFVILDGNSYYFQKDTGQLVRDRFWSDDDGNWYYSDKEGKLLTGEQTIDGFDMYFYPDGVQAKGEIVTIGIEPYYFDKDSGHKVINTDITINGKTYHAEANGLLIETEQKLPQLPLVSGGHFQEDSSGNWYYYTATGEKLRGWQNVDGVTLYFDEEGRQAKDGERIIDGFHYYFSHYSGAVKTNYWHTWSIEIRRWEPFAKTYNIYYGSDGRRYYGWHRVGDQLYYFDHTGRVENALTTFKGQDYLFDNHGKLVKDAFYIQSLRVFAGTLNTSYRSNKFGQVLTGEHHINGDDYYFSNSGSAVTAIVTKGGKDYYYFEGKLLKNYLGPLLVRQYMDDYTYYHGIVGTDKDGRVLTGVSTANNGKLYYFENKGDIYHERYIPQMVTVTTPTWKTIDGKLYHLEPSINRTYKSGRSRTYTVREEVDIINHGVRTKTDKIKRIIDDDFGNLYYLDENNDFYIGHLLPENTDLTKIEETVIQSDNKFYAFNRTSSLSETSPLTVSKTLVYNKKAYLIDDKGVATETKLTNRFEHDDAWNWYYFDNEGKAVTGLHSIDNVTLYFDKEGKQAKGRLVEIDGQTHYFDRDSGAMWTNRTLELNGIRYVIDQNGYVTMNKPGQFIQDKDGDWAYIKENGQLATGLQIINHQKYYFDPTGKQAKGKRLLLDGKYYFFDNDTGAMFVNKFHETGDYFSKKYTYFGEDGSQIFGWATIDGKRVYFKEDGYQVRNDTYKIGGFDYFFKKDGSMLANDIDGNYKYYYADKDGHLQFGWVNHNNETYYISPPWGAEDRTYLKTINEKTYLLGPKGRLLRNTATDTSTSWNGFCISDENGVVKTGVIRLEDNRLYYFNPEIYMTTPFSGEWAEFDGKLYHFEMPISVSPYSKGSPITTNTTLEKDGKTYIIDENGVATEKKD is encoded by the coding sequence ATGGAAAAGAAAGTATACTTTAAACTTCACAAAGTAAAAAAGCAATGGGTAACCATTGCAGTAACTGGTCTAGCTCTAGGACTTAGTTTTGCAAGCTTGGGCTATGTGTCCGCAGCTGAACAGACTCACCCCACCTCAGAACCAACTGTTGAAAACAGCATCCAAGAAAACGCAATTGATGTCGTAAGCTCGTCAACTAATGAAGTTATTACTAAACCAGAAGAAAACAAATCTTTCGACGCCCCCAATACAAGAGAAAACATCACTGAAACTACTTCTACTGAATCTGACCTAAGTACCACTGAAGCAACTGTTCCAGAAACAAGTACTTCTGAAATTAACTCTCAACAAGCTCTTCGTTCGGAAGTCTCTACTGTTACTAGCAGTGAAGTCGTAAGCTCTGAAACATCACATTCTGAAACAAATACAGCCCATGAAGTAGAAGAAAGTCCCGTAATATCCGGCGGTCATTACACTAGCGATGATCAGGGCAACTGGTACTATATTAAGGATGGGAAAGCACTTACTGGTATGCAAAATATTGATAATGTGAATGTCTACTTCGATGCCGATGGTAAGCAAGTCAAAGGAGACACCCGTCATGTTAATGGAGCAACATATCACTTTGAGAAAGATAGTGGACGACTTACCCGTAATGCTTTTGCATCTGATAAGAATGGAAATTGGTACTATTTAGGCCACGATGGGAAAGCACTTACTGGTAGCCAAGTTATTGACAATATTCCACTCTACTTTTACCCTAATGGTGTTCAAGCTAAAGATGCCTTTGTCATCCTAGATGGAAATTCCTATTATTTTCAAAAAGATACTGGCCAATTGGTTCGTGACCGTTTTTGGTCGGATGACGACGGCAACTGGTACTATAGTGATAAAGAAGGGAAACTTCTAACAGGCGAACAGACTATAGATGGCTTCGACATGTATTTCTACCCAGACGGTGTTCAGGCCAAGGGTGAAATCGTTACAATAGGTATCGAACCCTATTACTTTGATAAGGATAGTGGTCATAAGGTTATAAATACCGACATCACTATTAATGGAAAAACTTACCACGCAGAAGCTAATGGACTTTTGATTGAAACTGAGCAGAAACTTCCACAACTTCCACTTGTTTCTGGTGGCCATTTCCAAGAGGATTCCTCAGGGAACTGGTATTATTACACCGCAACAGGAGAGAAACTAAGAGGATGGCAAAATGTAGATGGAGTAACTCTTTACTTTGATGAAGAAGGTCGTCAAGCGAAAGATGGCGAAAGAATCATAGACGGCTTCCATTACTATTTTAGTCACTATTCAGGTGCTGTAAAAACCAACTATTGGCATACTTGGTCTATTGAAATCAGAAGATGGGAACCATTTGCAAAAACGTATAACATCTATTATGGTTCTGATGGTCGACGTTACTATGGATGGCATCGAGTTGGCGATCAACTTTATTATTTTGATCATACTGGTCGAGTTGAAAATGCTCTTACTACCTTCAAAGGACAAGACTACCTCTTTGATAATCATGGAAAATTGGTAAAAGATGCCTTTTATATTCAGTCATTACGTGTCTTTGCTGGAACTTTAAATACTAGTTATCGCTCCAATAAATTTGGTCAAGTACTAACCGGAGAACATCATATTAATGGTGATGACTACTATTTTTCAAATTCTGGTTCAGCAGTCACTGCTATTGTCACAAAAGGTGGCAAGGATTATTATTATTTTGAAGGTAAACTTCTGAAAAACTATCTCGGACCTTTACTCGTACGTCAGTATATGGATGATTATACTTACTACCATGGCATCGTAGGTACAGATAAGGATGGGAGGGTACTTACTGGTGTTAGCACTGCAAATAATGGTAAACTCTATTATTTTGAAAATAAAGGAGATATTTACCATGAAAGATATATCCCCCAAATGGTTACAGTTACAACACCTACATGGAAAACGATTGATGGTAAGCTATACCACTTAGAACCTAGCATAAACAGAACTTACAAATCTGGAAGAAGCCGAACCTATACCGTCAGAGAAGAAGTAGACATTATTAACCACGGAGTACGAACAAAGACCGATAAGATTAAACGTATTATTGATGATGATTTTGGTAATCTATACTATCTTGATGAAAACAATGATTTTTACATCGGACATCTACTTCCAGAAAACACAGATTTAACCAAGATTGAAGAAACTGTAATTCAAAGTGACAATAAATTCTATGCTTTCAATAGAACAAGTTCGCTTTCCGAAACTTCCCCTCTTACAGTTTCCAAGACCTTAGTTTACAATAAAAAAGCCTACCTCATTGATGATAAAGGAGTAGCGACCGAAACTAAACTAACAAATCGTTTCGAACACGATGATGCATGGAATTGGTACTACTTTGATAACGAGGGAAAAGCTGTCACCGGACTCCATTCAATAGATAATGTCACTCTATACTTTGATAAAGAGGGCAAACAAGCTAAGGGACGACTTGTCGAAATTGACGGTCAAACACATTATTTCGATAGAGACAGCGGAGCTATGTGGACTAACCGAACACTTGAACTTAATGGTATTCGTTATGTCATTGACCAAAATGGTTATGTAACGATGAACAAACCTGGACAATTTATTCAAGATAAAGATGGTGATTGGGCTTATATTAAAGAAAATGGACAGTTAGCCACTGGACTTCAAATTATTAATCATCAAAAATACTACTTTGATCCAACTGGAAAACAAGCCAAAGGAAAACGACTTCTGCTTGATGGAAAGTACTATTTCTTCGATAACGATACTGGTGCTATGTTCGTAAATAAATTCCATGAAACAGGCGATTACTTTTCTAAAAAATATACTTATTTTGGCGAGGATGGAAGCCAGATATTTGGTTGGGCAACTATTGACGGTAAACGTGTTTATTTTAAAGAAGATGGCTACCAAGTTCGAAATGATACATACAAGATAGGTGGTTTCGATTATTTCTTCAAAAAAGACGGTAGTATGCTTGCTAATGATATTGACGGCAACTACAAATACTATTATGCTGATAAGGACGGTCATCTACAGTTCGGGTGGGTTAATCACAATAATGAAACCTACTATATTAGCCCACCATGGGGAGCTGAAGACCGAACATATCTAAAAACTATCAATGAAAAGACCTATCTTTTGGGCCCTAAAGGACGACTTCTAAGGAATACAGCTACAGACACCTCGACCTCTTGGAATGGTTTCTGTATCTCTGATGAAAATGGAGTTGTAAAAACAGGTGTCATTCGGTTAGAAGATAATAGGCTTTATTATTTCAACCCTGAAATTTATATGACTACTCCTTTTAGTGGCGAATGGGCAGAGTTTGATGGTAAACTTTATCATTTTGAAATGCCGATATCAGTTAGTCCATACTCAAAAGGTTCTCCAATTACCACTAACACTACGCTTGAAAAAGATGGAAAAACCTATATTATTGACGAAAATGGCGTAGCTACAGAGAAAAAGGATTAA
- a CDS encoding threonine/serine ThrE exporter family protein — protein MTIDFPRETEIETKNEMDAVLQAGRVLMESGAEIYRIEDTMGHMAKSLGIRDFSTYVVNRGVMISGLNRSGLKESRVLATSVPSIHLGKLEEVNRLSRELAEQPNQPVSSIFQKLKTIEQKTFYRPLEDIIACVIGAGSFSLALGSSWIDGTAAAISGVFVGIGMQLFSRFIHTSFLQIILSSAIAALSANILYYLGIGQHRSVIILGTLMILIPGAYFVNAIREFTQNNYYSGLALMLSGVSTCLSISVGVLAMISILPFAEQLSGIFSTPSTSWLGVLIQTFMAGLGTAAFSVLYRVPKKYFLDLGTLGAGSWLLYLLIWNNTHHEVLAILFPALLVTITSRFLAHYRRCPATVFLASSMFPLIPGMSFYRAVYFLLIGNADLGLSFLRACFLASFTIAIAVSLTQQIPSRYFVLGKKK, from the coding sequence ATGACCATCGATTTTCCAAGAGAGACAGAAATAGAAACCAAAAATGAAATGGATGCCGTCCTTCAGGCAGGCCGTGTCCTTATGGAGAGCGGTGCCGAGATTTACCGTATCGAAGACACCATGGGACACATGGCCAAGTCTCTTGGTATCAGAGACTTCTCCACTTATGTGGTCAATCGAGGAGTCATGATTTCTGGACTCAACCGCTCAGGTCTTAAAGAGTCTCGTGTCCTAGCTACCTCAGTCCCGTCTATCCATCTAGGTAAACTAGAGGAAGTAAACCGCCTGTCTCGAGAACTGGCAGAACAGCCAAATCAGCCTGTATCTAGCATTTTCCAAAAGCTGAAAACCATTGAGCAGAAGACTTTCTATCGTCCTTTAGAGGATATTATAGCCTGTGTCATTGGTGCAGGGAGCTTCTCGCTAGCCCTTGGAAGTAGCTGGATTGATGGAACTGCTGCGGCTATATCGGGAGTTTTTGTAGGGATTGGCATGCAACTCTTTTCCCGTTTTATTCATACCAGTTTCTTGCAGATTATCCTTTCTAGTGCCATTGCCGCTTTATCAGCTAACATTCTCTATTATTTGGGTATCGGGCAACATCGTAGCGTGATTATTCTGGGCACCTTGATGATTTTGATTCCTGGGGCTTACTTTGTAAATGCCATTCGAGAATTCACCCAGAACAACTACTATAGCGGTCTGGCCCTGATGTTGTCAGGGGTCTCCACTTGTCTATCTATCTCTGTCGGTGTTCTTGCCATGATTTCCATCCTCCCCTTTGCGGAACAGTTATCAGGCATATTCTCAACACCGTCAACCTCATGGCTGGGGGTCTTGATTCAGACCTTCATGGCAGGACTTGGGACAGCAGCCTTCTCCGTGCTTTACCGAGTGCCTAAGAAATACTTCTTAGACCTTGGGACCCTAGGTGCCGGCTCATGGCTCCTCTACCTCTTGATTTGGAACAATACCCATCACGAGGTCCTCGCCATCCTCTTCCCAGCCCTATTAGTCACTATCACCTCACGCTTTTTGGCCCACTACCGTAGATGTCCAGCTACAGTCTTCCTAGCCTCAAGCATGTTCCCACTCATCCCAGGGATGAGCTTCTACCGTGCGGTCTACTTCCTCTTAATCGGAAATGCAGACCTCGGCCTCAGCTTCCTACGAGCTTGTTTCCTGGCCTCATTTACCATCGCCATCGCAGTCAGTTTGACACAACAAATCCCTAGCCGCTATTTTGTACTAGGGAAGAAAAAATAA
- the dhaK gene encoding dihydroxyacetone kinase subunit DhaK — MKKIINKPENVVTEMLDGLAYVHSDLVHRVEGFDIIVRNEQAAGQVGLISGGGSGHEPAHAGFVGDGMLSAAIAGAVFTSPTPDQILEAIKEADQGAGVFMVVKNYSGDIMNFEMAQELAEMEGIEVASVVVDDDIAVENSLYTQGRRGVAGTIFVHKILGHTAREGKSLAEIKDLADKIVPNIHTIGLALSGATVPEVGKPGFVLAEDEIEYGIGIHGEPGYRKESMQPSRQLAEELTGKLLEAFEAKSGERYALLINGMGATPLMEQYVFANDVASILGDAGLDVAYKKLGNYMTSIDMAGLSLTLMKIEDEAWLEALESPVKTIAW; from the coding sequence ATGAAAAAAATTATCAATAAACCTGAAAATGTTGTGACAGAGATGCTAGATGGTTTGGCTTATGTTCACAGTGATTTGGTGCATCGTGTTGAGGGGTTTGACATCATTGTAAGAAATGAGCAGGCTGCTGGTCAAGTTGGTCTCATTTCTGGTGGTGGAAGTGGTCATGAGCCAGCCCACGCTGGTTTTGTGGGTGATGGTATGCTTTCAGCAGCCATCGCAGGTGCAGTGTTCACATCACCAACACCTGATCAAATTTTGGAAGCTATCAAGGAAGCAGATCAAGGGGCTGGTGTCTTCATGGTTGTTAAAAATTATTCTGGGGACATCATGAATTTTGAGATGGCTCAAGAATTGGCTGAAATGGAAGGTATCGAGGTTGCCAGTGTCGTTGTGGACGACGATATTGCTGTGGAAAATAGCCTCTATACTCAAGGTCGTCGTGGGGTTGCAGGTACCATTTTCGTGCATAAGATCCTAGGTCATACGGCTCGCGAAGGTAAGTCACTGGCTGAAATCAAAGACTTGGCTGACAAGATTGTTCCTAATATCCACACCATTGGTTTGGCCCTTAGTGGTGCGACGGTTCCCGAGGTTGGTAAACCTGGTTTTGTCCTAGCAGAGGATGAAATTGAATACGGTATTGGTATCCATGGTGAACCAGGCTATCGCAAGGAGTCTATGCAACCTTCTCGACAGTTAGCTGAAGAATTGACTGGTAAGCTCCTTGAAGCCTTTGAGGCTAAGTCAGGTGAACGCTATGCCCTTCTCATCAATGGTATGGGTGCGACACCTCTCATGGAGCAGTATGTCTTTGCTAATGATGTGGCAAGTATTCTTGGAGATGCCGGACTAGATGTGGCATATAAAAAATTAGGTAATTACATGACATCTATTGATATGGCAGGCCTCTCATTGACTCTGATGAAGATTGAAGATGAGGCTTGGCTTGAGGCTTTGGAGAGTCCAGTTAAGACTATTGCTTGGTAG
- the dhaL gene encoding dihydroxyacetone kinase subunit DhaL, producing the protein MDKTVAVKWMQDFDQKVEAEKDHLSELDGPIGDGDHGANLARGMAAAIEAINTTEPKSAAEVFKAVSMALISKVGGASGPLYGSAFMGMMKAEQAGQDLAGVLEAGLEMIKKRGHAEAGEKTMVDVWHPVVEAVKQGQLTIDVIDQAVLSTKEVAATKGRASYVGERSIGHIDPGSYSSGLLFKALLEAEE; encoded by the coding sequence ATGGATAAAACAGTTGCAGTAAAATGGATGCAAGACTTTGACCAAAAAGTTGAAGCAGAAAAAGACCACTTGTCTGAATTAGACGGTCCTATTGGAGATGGTGATCATGGTGCTAACTTGGCGCGTGGTATGGCGGCAGCCATTGAGGCTATTAACACTACTGAACCAAAAAGTGCAGCAGAAGTTTTTAAGGCGGTGTCAATGGCCTTGATTAGTAAGGTTGGTGGTGCCTCAGGTCCGCTTTATGGGTCTGCCTTTATGGGCATGATGAAGGCTGAACAAGCTGGTCAGGATTTGGCAGGTGTGCTTGAGGCAGGTCTCGAGATGATTAAAAAACGTGGCCATGCAGAAGCCGGTGAAAAGACCATGGTGGATGTTTGGCATCCAGTTGTTGAAGCTGTCAAACAAGGCCAACTCACCATTGATGTCATTGATCAAGCTGTTCTTTCAACCAAGGAAGTTGCGGCTACAAAGGGGCGTGCCTCTTATGTCGGTGAGCGTTCAATTGGTCACATTGACCCAGGTTCCTATTCGTCTGGCTTACTCTTCAAAGCCTTACTAGAAGCGGAGGAATAG
- the dhaM gene encoding dihydroxyacetone kinase phosphoryl donor subunit DhaM, with protein MPELGIVIVSHSADIAKGLVSLIREVAPDIPLTATGGLEDGGLGSSFDHVQVAVDSQPANRLLAFYDLGSARMNLEMVEEFSDKEILIQQVPLIEGAYAASALLQAGASEVEILSQINELTIQK; from the coding sequence ATGCCAGAACTTGGAATTGTGATTGTATCCCACTCTGCTGATATCGCTAAAGGTTTGGTGAGTCTGATTCGTGAAGTTGCACCAGATATTCCTTTAACGGCTACAGGCGGTCTTGAAGATGGTGGACTGGGATCTAGTTTTGACCATGTTCAAGTAGCAGTGGATAGTCAGCCTGCTAACCGTCTCTTGGCCTTTTATGATCTGGGCAGTGCTCGCATGAATTTGGAGATGGTTGAAGAATTTTCAGACAAGGAAATCCTTATTCAGCAGGTACCTCTCATTGAGGGGGCCTATGCGGCATCAGCCTTGCTTCAGGCAGGAGCGAGTGAAGTTGAAATCTTATCACAGATAAATGAATTAACCATTCAAAAATAG